A genomic window from Salvia miltiorrhiza cultivar Shanhuang (shh) chromosome 5, IMPLAD_Smil_shh, whole genome shotgun sequence includes:
- the LOC130984946 gene encoding tryptophan N-monooxygenase CYP79A68-like has protein sequence MKIETRLPSLLAILYFSVSLIFLKLIYSIKKRSTAPPPPLPPGPPAYPVVGSLPEMLSKKPAFQWMHNLMQKLNTEIVCVRLGGVHVIAVASPELSREFLKRHDAAFASRPDAVSARLISDGYSTLAFSPAGGQWKKMRRVMVSEVLSTAVFRRLHSTRREEADHLVRYVYNRRNGAVNVRDAARHYCANLIRKMVFGERFFGAGMDDGGPGNEEREHVDGLFTMLSYVYGFAIADFVPWLEVFDLDGHKRIVRNAINKVRKYQDPLINERVEMWQLGLKTQQDDILDLLINLKNESDETKPLLSLREIKAQIIEIMIATVDNPSNAAEWALAEMINQPDIFAKACEELDRIVGKDRLVEESDLPNLNYVKACVKESFRLHPLAPFNQPHVSSKDLVVSGYFIPKGSHVLLSRPGLGRNPRVWDEPLRFKPERHIVDESSEVVLVDHELHMLSFSTGRRGCPGIVLGSTISTMLLARLIQGFSWRPPLGMNNIDLVESGHDLTLAKPLIAHATPRLDSQIYL, from the exons ATGAAAATCGAGACAAGACTTCCATCGTTGCTtgcaatattatatttttcagtTTCCCTAATCTTCTTGAAACTCATATATTCCATCAAGAAAAGATCGACAGCCCCACCGCCACCGCTGCCGCCGGGGCCGCCGGCGTACCCGGTCGTGGGCAGCCTGCCGGAGATGCTGTCGAAGAAGCCCGCATTCCAATGGATGCACAATCTCATGCAAAAGCTCAACACGGAGATCGTCTGCGTCCGCCTCGGCGGCGTCCACGTCATCGCCGTCGCTTCTCCGGAGCTTTCCAGAGAGTTCTTGAAGAGGCACGACGCGGCCTTCGCCTCCCGGCCCGACGCCGTCTCAGCCCGCCTCATCAGCGACGGATACTCGACACTGGCCTTCTCTCCCGCGGGCGGCCAGTGGAAGAAAATGAGGAGGGTCATGGTGTCGGAGGTGCTGTCGACGGCCGTGTTCCGACGGCTCCACTCGACGAGACGCGAGGAAGCCGATCACCTCGTGCGATACGTGTACAACCGCCGCAACGGGGCTGTGAACGTGAGAGATGCGGCGCGGCATTACTGCGCCAATTTGATCAGGAAGATGGTGTTTGGTGAGAGGTTTTTCGGGGCGGGGATGGACGACGGCGGGCCGGGAAACGAGGAGAGGGAACACGTGGATGGATTGTTCACGATGCTTTCGTATGTCTATGGATTCGCCATAGCCGATTTTGTGCCGTGGTTGGAGGTTTTCGATTTGGATGGGCATAAGAGGATTGTAAGGAACGCCATTAACAAG gtAAGGAAATACCAAGATCCGTTGATCAATGAGAGAGTGGAGATGTGGCAGCTAGGGCTCAAGACTCAACAAGATGATATTCTTGATCTTCTGATTAACCTCAAGAACGAATCGGACGAAACTAAGCCCCTCTTGTCACTTCGAGAGATTAAAGCACAAATTATT GAAATAATGATTGCGACAGTTGATAATCCGTCGAATGCAGCAGAATGGGCTTTGGCGGAGATGATCAATCAACCGGATATTTTTGCAAAGGCGTGTGAAGAATTGGACCGGATTGTAGGTAAGGATAGGCTCGTTGAGGAATCAGATCTGCCTAACTTAAACTATGTGAAGGCTTGTGTGAAAGAGTCATTCAGGCTACATCCACTAGCACCTTTTAATCAGCCTCATGTTTCGAGCAAGGATCTTGTGGTGAGTGGCTACTTCATCCCAAAGGGGAGCCATGTGTTGCTCAGTCGCCCCGGCCTGGGGCGAAATCCTAGGGTTTGGGACGAGCCACTTCGTTTCAAGCCCGAGCGTCACATTGTTGATGAGTCCTCAGAAGTGGTGCTTGTGGATCACGAATTGCACATGTTATCATTCAGTACAGGGAGACGAGGATGTCCCGGCATTGTGCTTGGTTCTACCATAAGCACTATGCTTCTGGCTAGACTTATTCAGGGTTTTAGCTGGAGGCCACCCCTTGGTATGAATAACATTGATTTGGTTGAGTCGGGGCATGACTTGACATTGGCTAAGCCTCTCATTGCTCATGCAACACCTCGATTGGACTCACAAATTTATCTTTAA
- the LOC130984948 gene encoding putative late blight resistance protein homolog R1B-16 → MAAAYATLVSALNIINNLHHHPHPPVCLVIKQVESLTQKINFLLEFLEGYNPHRGYSKEADPLESRIADAAYAAEHAIESHIFDQLTNNGENMSYDGLYEALEKVIKEMVFIEEEAKQIQGRVGVQHQLPPDSSRSASSIPQQSSMVGADDLKLQLMDKLTSDLLHLQIIPIVGMGGSGKTTLARTVYEERLIKERFDICAWATISQEYIIREIFAVVFRQFNIEVDDDLYEDELGEKLYKHLYGRRYLIIMDDMWSIDAWDRVRNYFPDTQNGSRIVVTTRLSDLASTLPNSDCLGMELLDEAESWELLSKTVFGEEGWPLELEEIGIKIGKGCKGLPLSIVVVGGLLAKSKHERECWENMNASVLNLDDDESCLKILYMSYKQLPIHLKPCFLYMGVFPENENIFIPKLIKFWIAEGFVKAVCGKSLEEIAKEYLKDLIGRNLVLRTTSEWWCQIHDLLRDLCLREAEKERLYYTASDNVGINVLPPMSQARSLTWNNQYELSPLNMSLLRILKTTGEERDKEDLFGHWDQLVNSRFLQIDFDKRSEENFPCSIWRFWNLQTLIVENYSINEVITAPSGIWYMCGIRHVKFTYGLRLPDPPNDQDDIVLENLQSLGKVFDFKCSEQVVKKIPNIKELVFSNCDDEMYCLSNLDCLTKLESLDCFLYGKCAINFPHSLKRLNLCCTMDYCWEDILDKVGVLPHLHNLTLQYGSFKEGKWETTEGQFLTLKFLTLEKCRNLEIWEIERSHFPCLERLHLDGLYNLQEIPLDFAEIPTLREIVVKNCSDFAVVSAKRISEEHEDYYGEEIDLRYK, encoded by the coding sequence ATGGCAGCAGCTTATGCAACTCTTGTTTCTGCTTTGAATATCATAAACAACCTTCACCATCATCCCCACCCTCCTGTTTGTCTCGTCATCAAACAAGTTGAGTCTCTCACTCAAAAGATTAATTTCCTGCTTGAATTTCTCGAGGGGTATAACCCCCATCGTGGCTACTCCAAAGAAGCGGATCCATTGGAGTCTCGCATTGCAGATGCAGCTTATGCGGCCGAACACGCCATtgaatctcatattttcgaTCAGCTCACAAATAATGGAGAAAATATGAGTTATGATGGCTTGTATGAAGCTCTCGAGAAGGTGATAAAAGAAATGGTTTTTATCGAAGAGGAGGCCAAGCAAATTCAAGGGAGAGTTGGAGTCCAACATCAGCTGCCTCCTGATTCCTCCAGATCAGCTTCTTCGATCCCGCAGCAGAGTAGCATGGTGGGTGCTGATGATCTCAAGCTTCAATTGATGGATAAGCTCACTTCTGATCTCCTTCATCTACAGATCATTCCCATTGTAGGGATGGGCGGCTCcggtaagaccactcttgctagAACTGTTTATGAAGAACGTCTTATTAAGGAGCGTTTTGATATTTGTGCGTGGGCTACCATCTCTCAAGAATATATCATTAGAGAAATTTTTGCAGTAGTTTTTCGTCAGTTTAATATAGAAGTCGATGACGATTTGTATGAGGATGAATTAGGAGAAAAGTTGTATAAACATCTCTATGGTAGAAGATACCTAATTAtaatggatgatatgtggagcaTTGATGCATGGGATAGAGTTAGAAATTATTTTCCGGATACCCAAAATGGTAGCAGAATAGTAGTAACAACTAGGCTATCAGATTTGGCTTCTACATTACCTAACTCTGATTGCCTTGGGATGGAACTTTTGGATGAGGCTGAAAGTTGGGAGCTTCTCTCCAAAACTGTGTTCGGCGAAGAAGGTTGGCCTCTTGAATTGGAGGAAATCGGAATAAAGATTGGAAAAGGCTGCAAAGGACTTCCATTGTCAATTGTTGTGGTGGGAGGCCTTTTGGCCAAGTCCAAACATGAAAGAGAGTGCTGGGAAAACATGAATGCAAGTGTCCTTAATTTAGATGATGATGAGAGTTGCTTGAAAATACTATACATGAGTTACAAGCAATTGCCAATACATTTGAAACCATGTTTTCTCTATATGGGAGTTTTTCCCGAAAATGAGAATATTTTTATCCCGAAGCTCATTAAGTTTTGGATTGCGGAAGGATTTGTGAAAGCAGTATGTGGGAAAAGCTTGGAAGAGATAGCAAAAGAGTATTTAAAAGATCTTATTGGTAGAAATCTTGTTTTAAGGACTACCAGTGAGTGGTGGTGCCAAATTCATGACTTGTTGAGAGACTTGTGCTTGAGAGAAGCTGAAAAAGAAAGACTTTATTACACCGCATCAGATAATGTAGGCATCAACGTCTTGCCGCCTATGTCACAAGCTCGTTCTTTGACGTGGAATAATCAATATGAACTATCACCTCTCAATATGAGCTTGTTGAGGATACTGAAAACAACTGGAGAAGAAAGGGACAAAGAAGATTTATTTGGACACTGGGATCAGTTAGTTAACTCACGGTTCCTTCAAATAGATTTTGACAAAAGAAGCGAGGAGAATTTTCCTTGTTCAATATGGCGATTTTGGAATCTACAAACACTAATTGTTGAGAACTACAGTATCAACGAGGTTATTACTGCGCCAAGTGGTATTTGGTACATGTGTGGCATCAGGCATGTTAAGTTCACGTATGGGCTTCGTCTCCCAGATCCTCCTAACGACCAAGATGACATTGTTTTGGAAAATCTGCAAAGCCTGGGGAAAGTATTCGATTTCAAGTGTAGCGAACAAGTGGTCAAAAAAATTCCCAATATAAAAGAATTGGTTTTTTCTAATTGTGATGATGAGATGTATTGTTTGAGCAATCTCGATTGTCTAACTAAACTTGAGTCCTTGGATTGCTTTTTATATGGAAAGTGTGCAATCAACTTTCCCCATTCGCTCaagagattgaatctttgttgcACAATGGATTATTGTTGGGAAGACATATTGGATAAGGTAGGTGTGTTGCCCCATCTTCACAACCTCACACTCCAATATGGGAGTTTCAAGGAAGGGAAGTGGGAAACAACTGAAGGCCAATTTCTCACTCTCAAATTCTTGACTCTTGAGAAATGTCGTAATCTAGAAATCTGGGAAATTGAAAGATCCCACTTTCCATGCCTTgagcgccttcatcttgatggACTATATAACTTGCAGGAAATACCTTTAGATTTTGCAGAAATACCCACACTTAGAGAAATTGTTGTGAAGAATTGCAGCGATTTTGCAGTGGTTTCTGCTAAAAGAATATCAGAGGAACACGAGGACTATTACGGGGAAGAGATTGACCTCCGGTATAAATGA